One stretch of Halobaculum marinum DNA includes these proteins:
- a CDS encoding site-specific integrase, which produces MSRDHAEYIETLRDRVEEERGDEIAEADAERILEFSDQLYLLKSSYSDARHEKLLRHIVRIAEHVGGVAEALEDRDAAEEIVRWINRTYDNEETNRDYRVGFRVFAQKVTDGDDVPDSVDWVPATTSSNYDPAPKPSEMLHWEEHVQPMLEECQNVRDRAMIALQWDAGLRGGEFKSLTYGDVTDHTHGLQVTVDGKQGRRTVTLIPSVPYVTRWLADHPTSEPDDPLWCSLHRPFVKPTDRALTSAIASVAERAGVERPVTLTNFRKSSASYLASQGMSQAHLEHHHGWVTGSTAAARYIAVFADAADNELARIHGRDVSETEPDPVGPVECPRCGEDTPREREFCLHCSQALDPTANEQLETLTRALEDRAVAEGDSRLLDAAREARERPASALADDSVQTFLTSESESED; this is translated from the coding sequence ATGAGCCGGGACCACGCCGAGTACATCGAGACGCTCCGCGACCGCGTCGAAGAAGAGCGCGGGGACGAGATAGCCGAGGCGGACGCCGAACGGATCCTCGAGTTCAGCGATCAGTTGTACCTGCTGAAGAGTTCCTACTCCGACGCGCGCCACGAGAAGCTCCTCCGTCACATCGTCCGCATCGCCGAACACGTCGGGGGTGTCGCGGAGGCGCTGGAGGACCGTGACGCGGCCGAGGAGATCGTCCGTTGGATCAACCGAACCTACGACAACGAGGAGACGAACCGCGACTACCGCGTCGGCTTCCGGGTGTTCGCCCAGAAGGTGACCGACGGCGACGACGTGCCGGACAGCGTCGACTGGGTGCCGGCGACGACGTCCAGCAACTACGACCCCGCACCGAAGCCCAGCGAGATGCTCCACTGGGAGGAGCACGTCCAGCCGATGCTCGAGGAGTGCCAGAACGTCCGCGACCGCGCGATGATCGCGCTCCAGTGGGACGCCGGCCTCCGCGGCGGCGAGTTCAAGAGCCTCACCTACGGCGACGTCACCGACCACACGCACGGCCTCCAGGTGACCGTCGACGGGAAGCAGGGGCGTCGGACGGTGACGCTGATCCCGTCGGTCCCGTACGTGACGCGGTGGCTCGCGGACCACCCGACCAGCGAACCGGACGATCCGCTCTGGTGCTCGCTCCACCGACCGTTCGTGAAGCCGACCGACAGAGCCCTCACGAGCGCGATCGCGTCCGTCGCCGAGCGCGCCGGCGTCGAGCGGCCGGTCACGCTCACCAACTTCCGGAAGTCGTCCGCGTCGTACCTCGCCTCGCAGGGCATGAGCCAAGCGCACCTCGAACACCACCACGGGTGGGTCACCGGCTCGACCGCGGCGGCACGGTACATCGCCGTGTTCGCCGACGCGGCCGACAACGAACTCGCACGGATCCACGGGCGCGACGTGAGTGAGACGGAGCCCGATCCAGTCGGTCCCGTCGAGTGTCCGCGCTGTGGCGAGGACACGCCGCGAGAGCGGGAGTTCTGTCTCCACTGCTCGCAGGCACTCGACCCGACCGCGAACGAGCAGCTTGAAACGCTCACCAGAGCGCTCGAGGATCGCGCGGTCGCGGAGGGGGATTCGCGCCTCCTGGACGCAGCGCGGGAAGCGCGGGAGCGTCCCGCCTCCGCGCTCGCCGACGACAGCGTTCAAACGTTCCTCACCTCCGAGTCGGAGTCCGAGGACTGA
- a CDS encoding MarR family transcriptional regulator produces the protein MRPRLASWMTPVDRDILELLQNQDGRELVLTPGVIEANTDWGRQAVREHLMTLRKEGLVDYEDESRALYRLSERGRNYLEGRLAVEELENREE, from the coding sequence ATGCGGCCGCGCCTCGCTTCGTGGATGACTCCGGTTGATCGAGACATCCTCGAACTGCTCCAGAATCAGGACGGGAGGGAACTAGTCCTGACTCCGGGTGTGATCGAGGCCAACACAGATTGGGGGCGTCAGGCTGTTCGAGAACACCTGATGACTCTCCGCAAGGAGGGTCTGGTCGATTACGAGGACGAAAGCAGAGCCCTGTATCGTCTTTCAGAGAGGGGTCGGAATTACCTCGAAGGTCGTCTCGCTGTAGAGGAACTCGAGAACCGTGAAGAATGA